A genomic region of Desulfomonile tiedjei contains the following coding sequences:
- a CDS encoding 4Fe-4S binding protein: MYLPRISEEKCKQCGECVDVCPADVLSVEENSTTVVNPQDCLGCESCVSVCPEEAITVEEI, encoded by the coding sequence ATGTACTTACCGAGAATCAGTGAAGAAAAATGCAAACAGTGCGGTGAATGTGTGGACGTTTGTCCTGCGGATGTCCTCTCTGTTGAGGAAAATTCAACCACGGTAGTCAATCCTCAGGACTGCTTGGGATGTGAATCTTGCGTCTCCGTTTGCCCCGAAGAAGCTATC
- a CDS encoding bifunctional nuclease family protein, giving the protein MKSEKKFKEMTITAIASDTRNMQPVVVLKEKAGERELYIWIGPVEAMALQRAITKEIFQRPLTHELLRTIMEKSGIRIEHIEIDDLRDHTYYATIYLKSPDAKLITVDARPSDSLVLATWTGAPIFVSEQVIEGMTQADQVETSKQKVILTQEDIDRTDEELTKILERMNPDDLGNA; this is encoded by the coding sequence ATGAAAAGTGAAAAGAAATTCAAAGAAATGACCATCACGGCCATCGCATCCGATACTAGAAATATGCAGCCGGTTGTGGTGCTAAAGGAAAAGGCAGGCGAGAGAGAACTTTACATATGGATCGGACCCGTAGAAGCCATGGCCTTGCAGCGTGCCATTACCAAGGAGATATTTCAAAGGCCGCTGACACACGAATTGCTGAGGACCATAATGGAGAAATCGGGTATCCGTATCGAGCACATTGAGATCGACGACCTGCGAGATCACACTTATTACGCCACAATATACCTGAAAAGCCCGGACGCGAAGCTGATAACCGTGGATGCACGCCCTTCGGACTCTCTGGTGTTGGCCACGTGGACCGGCGCACCCATTTTCGTGAGCGAGCAGGTGATCGAGGGAATGACGCAGGCCGACCAGGTTGAAACATCAAAACAGAAGGTTATCTTGACCCAGGAAGATATTGATAGAACCGACGAGGAGTTGACCAAAATCCTGGAAAGGATGAATCCCGACGATTTGGGCAATGCCTAG